One genomic region from Vitis riparia cultivar Riparia Gloire de Montpellier isolate 1030 chromosome 17, EGFV_Vit.rip_1.0, whole genome shotgun sequence encodes:
- the LOC117904636 gene encoding transcription initiation factor IIB-2-like gives MADAFCTDCKKNTEVVFDHSAGDTVCSECGLVLESHSIDETSEWRTFANESGDNDPVRVGGPSNPLLTDGGLSTVIAKPNGVSGDFLSSSLGRWQNRGSNPDRGLILAFKTIATMSDRLGLVATIKDRANEIYKKVEDQKSTRGRNQDALLAACLYIACRQEDKPRTVKEICSVANGATKKEIGRAKEYIVKQLEAEKGQSVEMGTIHAGDFMRRFCSNLGMTNQVVKAAQEAVQKSEEFDIRRSPVSIAAAVIYIITQLSDEKKLLRDISIATGVAEGTIRNSYKDLYPHISRIIPSWYAKEEDLRNLCSP, from the exons ATGGCGGATGCGTTTTGCACCGATTGTAAGAAGAACACCGAGGTCGTGTTCGATCACTCGGCGGGCGACACGGTGTGTTCCGAGTGCGGGCTTGTGCTGGAGTCTCACTCGATTGATGAGACCTCCGAGTGGAGAACGTTCGCGAACGAGTCCGGCGACAATGACCCGGTCCGTGTTGGCGGCCCATCCAACCCACTTCTCACCGACGGTGGCCTTTCGACCGTTATAGCGAAGCCGAACGGGGTTTCGGGAGATTTCTTGTCGAGTTCGCTAGGGCGGTGGCAGAATCGGGGGTCGAATCCGGATCGGGGTCTGATTCTGGCTTTCAAGACCATCGCGACTATGTCTGATAG GTTGGGCCTTGTTGCGACCATAAAG GACCGCGCTAATGAAATATATAAGAAGGTAGAAGATCAAAAGTCTACTAGAGGAAGAAATCAAGATGCTCTGTTGGCTGCCTGTCTCTATATTGCTTGTCGACAAGAAGACAAACCGCGCACTGTAAAGG AAATTTGCTCTGTTGCCAATGGAGccacaaagaaagaaattggcCGAGCAAAAGAATACATAGTGAAACAACTGGAGGCTGAGAAGGGCCAATCGGTAGAGATGGGAACCATACATGCTGGAGACTTTATG AGGAGATTTTGTTCCAATCTTGGGATGACCAACCAAGTGGTTAAAGCTGCCCAAGAAGCTGTGCAGAAGTCTGAAGAGTTTGATATAAG GAGGAGCCCTGTATCAATTGCAGCAGCAGTTATTTACATTATAACCCAGCTTTCAGATGAGAAGAAGCTTCTCCGAG ATATCTCAATAGCTACGGGAGTTGCAGAAGGAACAATCAGAAACTCGTACAAGGATCTCTATCCCCATATCTCAAGGATAATACCAAGCTGGTATGCCAAGGAGGAGGATCTCCGAAATCTTTGCAGCCCTTAA